In the Haloferula helveola genome, one interval contains:
- the leuB gene encoding 3-isopropylmalate dehydrogenase: MSRTHCIAILAGDGIGPEVMTQTLRVLDAVEASHGFTTERSERLVGGAAIDDGGHPLPPATVEACEKSDAILFGSVGGPKWESLPPDIQPERGALLPLRKRFGLFANLRPGVCLPSLTHASPVKGELIPNGFDVLCVRELTGGVYFGTPKGREERDGETVAFDTMVYKKSEIERILRVAFTAAMGRGKKLVSVDKANVLASSVLWRETALEIANEFPEVELSHLYVDNAAMQLVRRPDSFDVLVTENLFGDILSDEMAMISGSLGMLPSASLGAKKEGTDLYFGMYEPSGGSAPDIAGQGVANPIAQILSASMMLRYSLGESEAADAIDAAVAKTIDDGFRTGDIATGDPSETRVGTEAMAGAVIARL, encoded by the coding sequence ATGTCCCGCACGCATTGCATCGCCATCCTCGCCGGAGACGGAATCGGCCCCGAAGTCATGACCCAGACCCTGAGGGTCCTCGATGCAGTCGAGGCCTCCCACGGATTCACGACCGAACGCAGCGAGCGACTGGTCGGCGGCGCCGCGATCGATGACGGCGGCCACCCGCTGCCACCCGCCACCGTTGAGGCCTGCGAGAAGAGCGACGCGATCTTGTTCGGCTCCGTCGGCGGACCGAAGTGGGAGTCGCTCCCGCCGGACATCCAGCCCGAGCGCGGGGCACTTCTGCCGTTGAGAAAGCGCTTCGGCCTGTTCGCCAATCTGCGCCCCGGCGTCTGCCTTCCTTCGCTCACCCATGCCTCGCCGGTCAAAGGCGAGCTCATCCCGAACGGCTTCGACGTGCTCTGCGTCCGCGAACTGACCGGCGGTGTCTATTTCGGCACGCCGAAGGGCCGCGAAGAGCGCGATGGCGAGACGGTCGCCTTCGACACCATGGTCTACAAGAAGAGCGAGATCGAACGCATCCTGCGGGTCGCCTTCACCGCCGCCATGGGCCGTGGCAAGAAGCTCGTCTCGGTGGACAAGGCAAACGTCCTCGCGTCGTCCGTGCTGTGGCGCGAGACCGCCTTGGAGATCGCCAATGAGTTCCCCGAAGTCGAGCTCTCCCACCTGTATGTCGACAACGCCGCGATGCAACTCGTGCGGCGCCCCGACTCCTTCGACGTGCTCGTCACCGAGAATCTCTTCGGTGACATCCTCTCCGACGAGATGGCCATGATTTCCGGCTCGCTCGGAATGCTGCCGTCGGCCTCGCTCGGAGCGAAGAAGGAAGGTACCGACCTTTACTTCGGAATGTACGAGCCGAGCGGCGGATCGGCCCCCGACATCGCCGGCCAAGGCGTCGCCAACCCGATCGCCCAGATCCTTTCCGCCTCGATGATGCTCCGCTACTCGCTGGGCGAATCCGAAGCCGCGGATGCCATCGACGCGGCCGTGGCGAAGACGATCGACGACGGCTTCCGCACCGGCGACATTGCCACCGGGGATCCCAGTGAGACCCGTGTCGGCACCGAAGCCATGGCCGGGGCGGTCATCGCGAGGCTCTGA
- a CDS encoding LysM peptidoglycan-binding domain-containing protein, translated as MKPTRLLFLASACASLASCGLGGDDENYDTAGYDTSDPYGVPSQDGYESAPYQQVNPPASDPTYGNAAYEETTPSVPTVPTTPAATASTHTVVSGDTLWGLSRKYGVSVDAIRSANAMAATDNNIRLGQTLNIPVQ; from the coding sequence ATGAAACCGACACGCCTCCTCTTCCTTGCTTCCGCCTGCGCCTCGCTCGCCTCCTGCGGCCTGGGCGGCGACGATGAAAACTACGATACCGCCGGCTACGACACCTCAGACCCCTACGGAGTGCCTAGCCAGGACGGATACGAATCCGCCCCCTACCAACAGGTCAACCCGCCGGCCTCCGACCCGACCTACGGCAACGCCGCCTACGAAGAGACGACCCCGAGCGTGCCCACAGTTCCGACCACTCCCGCCGCCACCGCGTCGACCCACACCGTGGTGTCGGGCGACACCCTCTGGGGACTGAGCCGCAAATACGGCGTCAGCGTGGATGCCATCCGCTCGGCCAACGCGATGGCCGCCACCGACAACAACATCCGGCTCGGCCAGACTCTCAACATTCCCGTACAGTGA
- a CDS encoding transglutaminase family protein, protein MPGLSPTPDHLAVLLRLLDDETPEVRESLEEAFAPFGGDVSELLGDSPVRLSDQELETLSELLLPARRRRLRREWIVPVAGLPALEEDWDRFESMLRMLSDYLHDGVALRQPLGDAIDLLAEDTEEAFYRGGAPAVVSRLLGERIIRTDPRGEFDARHLELAAVAAGAPSNAVGCGLVTLLVARRLGASISAINLPGAFFLSVEGNDGPTVLDPGSRGVPIEEEEFRHRIRRYPKEIQLLAHRPATPGELLLRVTEELATCFAVNEQDDDARLMEELVVSLIGQA, encoded by the coding sequence ATGCCCGGCCTGTCACCCACACCCGATCACCTCGCGGTCCTGTTACGCCTTCTGGACGACGAGACTCCGGAAGTCCGCGAGTCGCTTGAGGAGGCGTTCGCTCCTTTCGGCGGCGACGTCAGCGAGCTGCTTGGCGACTCCCCTGTCCGACTTTCCGACCAGGAACTCGAAACCCTTTCCGAGTTGCTCCTTCCCGCCCGTCGACGGCGGCTCCGCCGGGAGTGGATCGTTCCGGTCGCGGGACTGCCCGCCCTTGAGGAAGACTGGGATCGCTTCGAGTCGATGCTGCGCATGCTCTCGGACTACCTCCACGATGGAGTCGCACTGAGGCAGCCCCTCGGCGATGCCATCGACTTGCTCGCCGAAGATACCGAAGAAGCCTTCTACCGCGGCGGCGCCCCGGCCGTAGTTTCCCGGCTGCTGGGCGAACGGATCATCCGCACCGATCCCCGGGGAGAATTCGATGCCCGTCATCTGGAGCTCGCCGCTGTAGCCGCGGGCGCACCTTCCAACGCGGTCGGCTGCGGCCTCGTAACGCTGCTGGTTGCCCGACGCCTCGGAGCGTCGATCTCCGCCATCAACCTACCCGGCGCATTCTTCCTTTCCGTGGAGGGAAACGATGGCCCGACGGTTCTCGACCCCGGTTCGAGAGGTGTGCCCATCGAGGAGGAGGAGTTCCGTCACCGGATTCGCAGGTATCCCAAGGAAATCCAGCTGCTCGCCCACCGGCCCGCGACCCCCGGGGAATTGCTGCTGCGTGTGACCGAGGAACTCGCGACATGCTTCGCGGTCAACGAGCAGGATGATGACGCCCGGCTGATGGAGGAACTGGTCGTCAGCCTGATCGGCCAAGCCTGA
- a CDS encoding TatD family hydrolase, which yields MLTDSHCHLASHKFPASEVPELVGRARDAGVTRMVTLATCLDDIDANLAIASNHPEVRCCIGIHPCDVHHAPTDVIDLIRPLLGDPRVCAVGETGLDYYHPAPDGWDEETFRNRQRELLDAHFLMAAEAGLNVVIHTRDRSGDASLQDALTIYRRHAERVRAVFHCFISSPDNARSVLDLGGLVSFGGVATFKNATDVLELASTLPADRFMLETDSPYLSPHPHRGERNEPARTRIIAEKIAESRGMELEDLARITRDTACAFFRGIE from the coding sequence ATGCTGACCGACTCCCACTGCCACCTCGCTTCCCACAAGTTCCCGGCATCGGAGGTGCCGGAACTGGTCGGAAGGGCACGCGATGCCGGCGTGACCCGGATGGTCACGCTTGCCACCTGTCTCGACGACATCGACGCCAATCTGGCCATCGCTTCGAACCACCCGGAGGTGCGGTGCTGCATCGGCATCCATCCCTGCGATGTTCATCACGCCCCTACGGACGTCATCGACCTCATTCGTCCCCTCCTCGGCGACCCCAGGGTCTGCGCCGTCGGCGAAACGGGACTCGATTACTATCATCCGGCCCCCGACGGCTGGGACGAGGAGACCTTCCGGAACCGGCAACGCGAACTTCTCGATGCCCATTTCCTGATGGCCGCCGAGGCCGGACTGAACGTGGTGATCCACACCCGGGACCGCAGCGGCGACGCGTCCCTGCAGGACGCACTGACGATCTACCGCCGCCACGCCGAACGGGTGCGCGCCGTATTCCACTGCTTCATCAGTAGCCCCGACAATGCCCGCTCGGTTCTCGATCTGGGAGGACTGGTCTCCTTCGGCGGGGTCGCGACATTCAAGAACGCGACCGACGTCCTCGAACTCGCGTCGACCCTGCCCGCGGACCGCTTCATGCTGGAGACCGACTCGCCCTACCTTTCGCCCCACCCCCACCGCGGCGAGCGGAACGAACCGGCAAGAACCCGAATCATCGCCGAGAAGATTGCGGAGTCCCGAGGAATGGAACTCGAGGATCTGGCCCGGATCACCCGTGACACCGCCTGCGCCTTCTTCCGAGGCATTGAATAA
- a CDS encoding calcium/sodium antiporter, protein MELLPHVGWLVLGLALLSFGADWMVRGASELALRARVKPLVVGLTVVAFGTSAPELLVSLKANLDPNTQADIAVGNVVGSNICNIALLLGIAALIRPLTVSSQVVRRELPILLVVTGGFVAMIIDGKLDRWEGVVMFCGIVFYVIHSIRLARSTPEDPALADVPEEALAHAGESGLAPTLKSLGWVVLGLAGLIYGADRLVTSGVTIARVLNVPELVIGLTMVAIGTSLPELATTIAASRKGQTDIIAGNLIGSNLFNILAVMGLTSAVKALVVESLNTIDVVVMCGFTLLLVPFLMRGHRLNRIEGGILLVGYLTYCVWLVKPEWFGVTG, encoded by the coding sequence ATGGAACTGCTGCCGCACGTGGGATGGTTGGTGCTCGGGCTCGCCCTGTTGTCGTTCGGCGCCGACTGGATGGTGCGTGGCGCCTCCGAACTGGCCCTGCGGGCGCGGGTCAAGCCCCTGGTCGTGGGGCTCACCGTGGTGGCTTTCGGAACCAGCGCGCCGGAGTTGCTGGTGAGCCTGAAGGCGAACCTCGATCCGAACACCCAGGCCGACATCGCGGTCGGCAACGTGGTCGGATCCAACATCTGCAATATCGCGCTGCTGCTGGGCATCGCCGCCCTCATCCGCCCGCTCACGGTCAGCAGTCAGGTCGTGCGTCGAGAGCTGCCGATCCTGCTGGTGGTGACCGGCGGGTTCGTGGCGATGATCATCGATGGCAAACTCGACCGCTGGGAGGGTGTGGTGATGTTCTGTGGAATCGTTTTTTACGTGATTCATAGTATCCGTCTCGCCCGGTCGACTCCCGAGGATCCCGCGCTCGCGGATGTGCCCGAGGAGGCGCTCGCCCATGCCGGAGAGTCGGGTCTCGCGCCGACCCTGAAGAGTCTCGGCTGGGTGGTGCTGGGGCTGGCCGGACTGATCTACGGCGCCGACCGGTTGGTGACGAGCGGTGTCACGATCGCGCGGGTGCTCAACGTTCCCGAACTGGTGATCGGCCTGACGATGGTGGCGATCGGGACCTCTTTGCCCGAGCTGGCGACCACCATCGCGGCCAGTCGCAAGGGTCAGACCGACATCATCGCGGGCAATCTGATCGGCTCGAACCTGTTCAACATCCTCGCCGTGATGGGGCTGACATCGGCGGTCAAGGCGCTGGTGGTCGAGAGTCTCAACACGATCGATGTGGTCGTGATGTGCGGATTCACCTTGCTGCTGGTGCCGTTCCTGATGCGCGGCCACCGGCTCAACCGGATCGAGGGAGGAATCCTCCTCGTTGGCTACCTGACCTACTGCGTCTGGCTGGTGAAGCCGGAGTGGTTCGGGGTCACCGGGTGA
- a CDS encoding histidinol-phosphatase HisJ family protein yields MPADYHTHTPLCHHARGEPEAFIDAALAAGVTEYGISDHSPVLPEPFDDWRMSEADLPAYFEWIDRARSYAGDRVPVRAGLECDWLAGCENWIRDLAGKYPWDYLIGSVHYLGAWDFDNPKWLGRWAECDVESVWIHYWQTYADMAKSGLFDILGHPDLVKKFSHRPEGDLDRFYVPTIEAIASSGATIELNTAGRHKPCAEAYPAPRFLELAHEAGIPLVISSDAHAPEEVARDFPTAIEIAKAAGYRETQLFERRERRAETL; encoded by the coding sequence TTGCCCGCCGACTATCACACCCACACGCCGCTTTGCCATCATGCGCGAGGTGAGCCGGAGGCATTCATTGACGCCGCCCTCGCCGCGGGCGTGACGGAGTACGGCATCTCGGACCACTCGCCGGTCCTTCCCGAGCCTTTTGACGACTGGCGAATGTCGGAGGCGGATCTGCCGGCCTACTTCGAATGGATCGATCGGGCCCGCAGCTATGCCGGTGACCGCGTTCCGGTGCGGGCCGGATTAGAGTGCGACTGGCTCGCGGGATGCGAGAATTGGATCCGCGACCTCGCAGGGAAGTACCCATGGGATTACCTGATCGGCTCGGTGCACTATCTGGGAGCCTGGGACTTCGACAATCCCAAGTGGCTTGGCCGCTGGGCGGAGTGTGATGTGGAGTCCGTCTGGATCCACTATTGGCAGACTTACGCGGACATGGCGAAGAGCGGGCTGTTCGACATCCTCGGTCACCCGGATCTCGTGAAGAAATTCTCCCATCGCCCCGAGGGAGACCTCGACCGGTTCTACGTGCCGACGATCGAGGCCATCGCCTCATCCGGAGCCACGATCGAACTCAACACCGCCGGAAGGCACAAGCCGTGCGCGGAGGCCTATCCGGCACCCCGTTTCCTCGAACTCGCCCACGAGGCCGGTATTCCGCTGGTCATCTCCTCCGACGCCCACGCGCCGGAAGAGGTCGCCCGCGACTTTCCCACGGCGATCGAGATCGCTAAGGCTGCCGGCTACCGGGAAACCCAGCTCTTCGAACGGCGGGAACGACGCGCCGAAACTCTCTGA
- a CDS encoding beta-ketoacyl-ACP synthase III — MSDDNSVRPVCIAGTGSYVPEKVLTNADLEKLVDTTDEWIVTRTGIRERRMAAEGQHTSHLATKAAERALEQAGLSADDVQLIIVATITPDTLTPATACYVQQNLGALGAVAFDISAACSGFLYAMKIAKRLISDGAFENALIIGAEKLSSFINWEDRTTCVLFGDGAGAAVLKKATEPEDGEILATEMGTDGRQTHLLNIPGGGSACPITIENADQRLATLAMLGKEVFKHAVTRMKQSAEKVIERSGLKPEDIALVVPHQANLRIIDAIAERLDVPYERVFTNLQKYGNTSAAAVAIALDEANRSGRIKKGEHAVLVVFGAGLTWAAAAVKW; from the coding sequence ATGAGCGACGACAACTCCGTCCGACCGGTCTGCATCGCAGGCACCGGCAGCTACGTTCCCGAAAAAGTCCTCACCAACGCCGATCTCGAGAAACTCGTCGATACCACGGACGAGTGGATCGTCACCCGCACCGGGATCCGCGAGCGCCGGATGGCCGCCGAGGGCCAGCACACTTCCCACCTCGCCACCAAGGCCGCCGAACGGGCACTTGAGCAGGCCGGATTGTCCGCCGACGACGTCCAGCTGATCATCGTCGCTACCATCACCCCCGACACCCTCACTCCCGCGACCGCCTGCTACGTGCAGCAGAATCTCGGGGCCTTGGGCGCGGTCGCATTCGACATCTCCGCCGCCTGCTCCGGCTTCCTCTACGCGATGAAGATCGCCAAGCGCCTGATCTCCGACGGCGCCTTCGAGAACGCGCTCATCATCGGCGCCGAGAAGCTCTCCTCTTTCATCAACTGGGAAGACCGCACGACCTGCGTCCTGTTCGGCGATGGAGCGGGGGCCGCCGTGCTTAAGAAAGCGACGGAGCCGGAGGACGGCGAGATCCTCGCCACCGAAATGGGTACGGATGGGCGCCAGACCCACCTGCTCAACATCCCGGGAGGAGGCTCTGCCTGCCCGATTACGATCGAGAACGCCGACCAGCGTCTCGCGACACTCGCGATGCTCGGCAAGGAGGTCTTCAAGCACGCGGTCACCCGGATGAAGCAATCGGCGGAAAAGGTCATCGAGCGGTCCGGCCTGAAACCCGAGGACATCGCCTTGGTTGTCCCCCATCAGGCCAACCTGCGGATCATCGACGCCATCGCGGAGCGACTCGACGTCCCTTACGAGCGGGTCTTCACCAATCTCCAGAAGTACGGAAACACCTCGGCCGCCGCGGTTGCCATCGCACTGGACGAGGCCAACCGCTCCGGCCGGATCAAAAAGGGCGAACACGCCGTGCTGGTCGTCTTCGGCGCCGGACTCACGTGGGCCGCGGCGGCGGTGAAGTGGTAA
- a CDS encoding POT family MFS transporter codes for MAYRTSPADLEGMPPGVPHIIGNEAAERFSFYGMKAVLAVFMANYLHYMDDRVGTAMSSAEATENVHIFNAFVYLTPFLGAFLSDILLGKYRTIILLSIVYCAGHAALALMGTSGSSAWWMFAGLGLIALGSGGIKPCVSAHVGDQFGSKNAHLLPRIFNWFYFSINIGAAVSMVLTPWLLEWYGPHWAFGVPGVLMAIATVVFWMGRHRFIHVPPAGLRFFKEMFAEGGILVLLKLVPLYLFVAVFWALFDQTGSTWIFQAQDMDREFLGHNWLPSQIQSINSVFVLTFIPIFTYVIYPLVGRVWKLTPLRKIGLGLFVMAGSFALVALVQQWIDGGQRPNIGWQVMAYALLTAAEIMVSIVALEFAYTQAPKTMKSLVMCFYLGAVSVGNFLVAGINHYIQIPSAAQEQLDQAIEGLPADWRDSPRSVALAGHDGLTGTDDDFMAQLEEGTLVELELPKSAAFDTLLRRLRDLTADGEPLPTPEDFAEEIGESAGEDPWGNPIRYELLNSRTARLISDGPDGESNTRWDIGYRVSIPEPAPPEEESWADALHPDEPWLERRKRELGVGEESAEAAEDDSPLEEETFVGGQSKMHGAPYFRFFTWLMLGTAIAFIPFALVYRPRTYLQD; via the coding sequence ATGGCCTACCGCACCTCTCCCGCCGACCTCGAAGGCATGCCGCCCGGCGTGCCGCACATCATCGGGAACGAAGCCGCCGAACGGTTCTCGTTCTATGGAATGAAAGCGGTGCTCGCCGTTTTCATGGCGAACTACCTCCACTACATGGACGACCGGGTCGGTACCGCGATGAGCAGCGCCGAAGCCACCGAGAATGTCCATATCTTCAACGCCTTCGTTTACCTGACTCCCTTCCTCGGCGCCTTCCTGAGCGACATCCTGCTCGGCAAGTACCGGACGATCATCCTGCTTTCGATCGTCTACTGCGCCGGTCACGCCGCCCTCGCCCTGATGGGGACATCCGGCAGCTCGGCATGGTGGATGTTCGCCGGACTCGGACTGATCGCGCTCGGCTCGGGCGGCATCAAACCCTGCGTCTCCGCTCACGTCGGGGATCAGTTCGGATCGAAGAACGCGCACCTGCTGCCGCGCATCTTCAACTGGTTCTATTTCTCGATCAATATCGGCGCGGCCGTCTCGATGGTCCTGACCCCGTGGCTGCTCGAGTGGTATGGGCCGCACTGGGCGTTCGGAGTCCCGGGGGTTCTGATGGCCATCGCCACGGTGGTGTTCTGGATGGGCCGCCACCGCTTCATTCACGTTCCGCCCGCCGGCCTCCGCTTCTTCAAGGAGATGTTTGCCGAAGGAGGTATCCTGGTCCTCCTCAAACTTGTCCCGCTGTATCTGTTCGTCGCGGTCTTCTGGGCCCTGTTCGACCAGACCGGATCCACCTGGATTTTCCAGGCTCAGGACATGGACCGGGAATTCCTCGGTCACAACTGGCTGCCATCGCAGATCCAGTCGATCAACTCGGTCTTCGTCCTAACCTTCATCCCGATTTTCACCTACGTGATCTACCCGCTGGTCGGACGGGTGTGGAAACTCACGCCGCTCCGGAAGATCGGGCTCGGACTTTTCGTGATGGCCGGCTCGTTCGCTCTGGTCGCGCTGGTCCAACAATGGATCGACGGCGGCCAACGCCCGAACATCGGCTGGCAGGTCATGGCCTACGCGCTGCTCACCGCCGCCGAAATCATGGTGTCGATCGTGGCACTCGAGTTCGCCTACACGCAGGCGCCGAAGACGATGAAATCGCTGGTGATGTGCTTCTATCTCGGCGCGGTCTCGGTCGGCAATTTCCTCGTCGCGGGCATCAACCACTACATTCAGATTCCGAGTGCGGCGCAGGAACAACTCGATCAGGCGATCGAGGGACTTCCCGCCGACTGGCGCGACTCGCCGCGCAGCGTCGCCCTTGCCGGACACGACGGGCTGACCGGCACCGACGACGACTTCATGGCACAGCTCGAGGAAGGCACTCTGGTCGAGCTTGAACTTCCGAAGTCAGCCGCCTTCGACACCCTGCTTCGCCGACTCCGCGATCTCACCGCCGACGGCGAACCGCTCCCCACCCCGGAGGACTTCGCCGAGGAAATTGGCGAATCCGCCGGTGAGGACCCCTGGGGCAATCCCATCCGCTACGAGCTGCTCAACTCACGCACCGCACGCCTCATCTCGGACGGTCCTGATGGCGAATCCAACACACGCTGGGACATCGGCTACCGGGTGAGCATTCCGGAGCCCGCCCCCCCCGAAGAGGAATCTTGGGCCGACGCGCTCCATCCGGACGAACCGTGGCTCGAGCGACGGAAGCGCGAGCTCGGCGTCGGAGAAGAGAGTGCCGAAGCAGCGGAAGATGACAGCCCGCTGGAAGAAGAGACCTTTGTCGGCGGCCAGTCGAAGATGCACGGAGCTCCCTACTTCAGGTTCTTCACCTGGCTGATGCTGGGCACCGCCATCGCCTTCATCCCCTTCGCTCTCGTCTATCGTCCCCGCACCTATCTGCAGGACTAG
- a CDS encoding phosphate acyltransferase — protein sequence MNDDPSQAQASARFTEPLIEKLKRHPKRVVFTEGEDARVLRVAERLVKAEAVVPILLGDRERIRAMASSIGVSLDFVKVIEPSKSSDFELFCRRFQKIERYRSRPSSACSEFVAKPHYFGALMAQYGQADAVVGGNVALPATLFRAFLHSIKPMPNIPKLFGVTVLSAPHLAHFGDEGMILLADCGLVPEPDIEQLATMAVETGKLARHFLGREPKVALLSHSTKGSAATPGAQKVAAATVVAREKVSADFLEMRIEGEVQADVALDPTAAETKIPGDGFGSADVLIFPNLDAAHISMKLLQHCGRAMNYGQILVGLGRPAAQVPRTASEETIFGTAAAVAVEAIKFHELYPDGEV from the coding sequence ATGAACGACGACCCAAGCCAAGCCCAAGCTTCCGCTCGCTTTACCGAGCCACTCATCGAGAAACTCAAGCGCCATCCGAAGCGGGTTGTCTTCACCGAAGGCGAGGATGCGCGGGTCCTGCGGGTCGCGGAGCGTCTCGTGAAGGCCGAGGCGGTCGTCCCGATCCTTTTGGGGGACCGGGAGCGCATCCGGGCGATGGCGTCGTCGATCGGTGTGAGTCTGGATTTCGTCAAAGTCATCGAACCCTCGAAATCCTCCGACTTCGAACTCTTTTGCCGACGTTTTCAGAAGATCGAGCGCTACCGCTCCCGACCTTCCTCAGCATGCTCGGAATTCGTGGCGAAGCCTCATTATTTCGGGGCTCTGATGGCCCAGTATGGCCAGGCGGATGCGGTGGTCGGCGGAAATGTGGCACTGCCCGCAACCTTGTTCCGGGCCTTTCTGCATTCGATCAAGCCGATGCCGAACATCCCCAAGCTGTTCGGCGTCACGGTGCTATCGGCACCGCACCTCGCGCATTTCGGAGACGAGGGGATGATTCTCCTCGCGGACTGCGGGCTGGTGCCTGAGCCGGACATCGAACAACTCGCGACCATGGCGGTCGAGACCGGAAAGCTGGCCCGGCACTTCCTCGGGCGGGAGCCGAAGGTGGCTCTATTGAGTCACTCGACGAAGGGCTCGGCGGCGACTCCCGGAGCGCAAAAGGTGGCGGCTGCTACGGTGGTCGCGCGCGAGAAGGTCTCGGCAGATTTCCTCGAGATGCGAATCGAAGGGGAGGTTCAGGCGGATGTGGCGCTCGATCCGACTGCCGCGGAGACGAAGATCCCCGGCGACGGCTTCGGCAGCGCGGACGTGCTGATTTTCCCGAATCTCGACGCCGCCCACATCTCAATGAAGCTGCTTCAGCACTGCGGGCGGGCGATGAACTACGGTCAGATTCTCGTCGGACTCGGGCGCCCCGCCGCGCAGGTGCCGAGGACTGCCTCCGAAGAGACGATTTTCGGCACGGCCGCCGCGGTCGCCGTCGAGGCGATCAAGTTCCACGAGCTCTACCCCGACGGCGAAGTCTGA
- a CDS encoding TlpA disulfide reductase family protein, with translation MRFTGVTVALAAAAIFGGVLRADETPAATPQNLGIAVEEMLSTRESAEALEAAITKARELGATEQAILEARFLFHVDRREDAELAAMAPGMLAQRDKFRLSESQIFAVKEDWLAVVEYVQAIAALQKDDREGFKKHITEAFWLSPRQGAAFAPHIERLRLKDAMAKARVDFNLPLPDLAGRPTSIGQLAGDNKAVLLHFFSPWSRECEESMADLRAVAKELAKHGIALVSIVGEPGPEALTDTNAILGALSEPAPGAWVADHADKPLSRLLRIESAPSMVLVEADGKIRFNGHPADDELWKELRKIAPECRQPRLEDSGH, from the coding sequence GTGAGATTCACCGGTGTGACCGTCGCGCTCGCGGCTGCCGCCATCTTCGGCGGCGTGCTTCGGGCGGACGAGACACCCGCTGCAACTCCCCAGAATCTGGGAATCGCGGTCGAGGAGATGCTCTCGACCCGCGAGTCGGCCGAAGCCCTCGAGGCCGCCATCACAAAGGCGCGCGAGCTCGGCGCCACCGAACAGGCAATTCTCGAGGCCCGCTTTCTCTTCCACGTCGACCGCCGGGAAGACGCGGAACTCGCGGCAATGGCTCCGGGCATGCTCGCCCAACGGGACAAGTTCCGGCTCTCCGAGTCGCAGATCTTCGCCGTCAAGGAAGACTGGCTGGCCGTCGTCGAGTACGTCCAGGCCATCGCGGCCCTCCAGAAAGACGACCGCGAAGGCTTCAAGAAGCACATCACCGAGGCTTTCTGGCTGAGCCCCCGTCAGGGCGCCGCATTCGCTCCGCACATCGAACGCCTCCGCCTCAAGGACGCGATGGCCAAGGCCCGGGTCGACTTCAACCTTCCGCTGCCCGACCTCGCAGGCAGACCGACCAGCATCGGCCAGCTGGCAGGAGACAACAAGGCGGTCCTTCTCCACTTCTTCTCCCCATGGAGCCGGGAATGTGAGGAAAGCATGGCCGACCTCCGCGCCGTTGCCAAAGAACTCGCGAAACACGGCATCGCTCTGGTCAGCATAGTCGGTGAACCCGGCCCCGAAGCGTTGACGGATACCAACGCGATTCTCGGTGCCTTGTCCGAGCCCGCTCCCGGAGCATGGGTCGCGGACCATGCCGACAAGCCTCTCAGCCGGTTGCTGCGTATCGAATCGGCACCGTCGATGGTGCTGGTGGAAGCCGATGGCAAGATCCGCTTCAACGGCCACCCCGCCGACGACGAGCTCTGGAAAGAGCTTCGCAAGATCGCTCCGGAATGCCGCCAACCGCGGCTTGAAGATTCCGGTCACTGA